One segment of Stappia sp. 28M-7 DNA contains the following:
- a CDS encoding GNAT family N-acetyltransferase has product MIERRNGFGQAIGPEVAGWTLRPRPPRTPMQGRTCRLEPYEPRHAAGLFAAYREDGEGRNWTYLGYSPAATQAEFEKFAEATYTGEDPLFHVVVDEANGRELGVASYLRIDPANGVIEVGHINFSPLMQGSVQSTEAMYLMMRRVFDELGYRRYEWKCDALNAPSRRAAGRLGFSYEGTFRQAMIYKGRNRDTAWFSILDSEWPHLRTACEAWLAPENFDLQGRQIQRLEDIRSQAR; this is encoded by the coding sequence ATGATCGAGAGGCGGAACGGATTCGGACAGGCCATCGGGCCGGAGGTTGCGGGTTGGACGCTGCGTCCCCGGCCGCCGCGCACGCCCATGCAGGGCAGGACCTGCCGTCTGGAGCCGTATGAGCCACGCCATGCCGCCGGGCTTTTCGCCGCCTATCGCGAGGATGGGGAAGGGCGCAACTGGACCTATCTCGGGTACAGCCCCGCCGCGACGCAGGCGGAGTTCGAGAAATTCGCCGAGGCGACCTATACGGGCGAGGATCCGCTGTTCCATGTGGTGGTGGATGAGGCGAACGGGCGCGAACTGGGCGTTGCCAGCTACCTGCGGATCGACCCGGCGAACGGTGTGATCGAGGTCGGGCACATCAACTTCTCACCACTCATGCAAGGCAGCGTGCAGTCGACAGAGGCGATGTACCTGATGATGCGGCGGGTGTTCGACGAGTTGGGCTATCGCCGCTACGAGTGGAAATGCGACGCGCTGAACGCTCCCTCGCGGCGGGCCGCCGGGCGGCTCGGCTTCTCCTACGAGGGCACGTTCCGCCAGGCGATGATCTACAAGGGGCGCAACCGCGACACGGCCTGGTTCTCGATCCTCGACAGCGAGTGGCCGCATCTGCGCACGGCATGCGAAGCCTGGCTCGCGCCGGAGAATTTCGACCTGCAGGGCCGGCAGATCCAGCGTCTGGAGGATATCCGGTCGCAGGCGCGCTGA
- the moaD gene encoding molybdopterin converting factor subunit 1 produces the protein MQLRYFAWVRERIGKDAETVDLPGDITTVAGLLDWLASRDEGYAGAFADREIIRVALDQEHAEHDAPLAGVREAAFFPPMTGG, from the coding sequence ATGCAGCTGCGCTACTTCGCCTGGGTCCGCGAGCGGATCGGCAAGGACGCCGAGACCGTGGACCTGCCCGGCGACATCACCACCGTCGCCGGCCTGCTCGACTGGCTGGCCTCCCGCGACGAAGGCTATGCCGGCGCCTTCGCGGACCGCGAGATCATCCGCGTTGCCCTCGACCAGGAGCATGCCGAGCATGATGCACCGCTGGCGGGCGTGCGCGAGGCAGCCTTCTTTCCGCCGATGACCGGCGGCTGA
- a CDS encoding molybdenum cofactor biosynthesis protein MoaE, giving the protein MTATSSPSSDGLPPVEVRIQSGDFDVAAEIEQLRQANPNIGAVVTFTGLCRDEGGRLAALELEHYPGMAEAEITRIAQQACARWPLDGLTAIHRHGKIEPGGNIVLVVAASRHRRAAFEAAEFLMDYLKTRAPFWKKEHLKDGSSGNWVDARDSDTRDADRWKA; this is encoded by the coding sequence ATGACCGCTACGTCGAGCCCGTCCTCTGATGGCCTGCCGCCGGTCGAGGTCCGCATCCAGAGCGGCGACTTCGACGTGGCTGCCGAGATCGAGCAGCTTCGGCAGGCCAACCCGAATATTGGCGCCGTCGTCACCTTCACGGGCCTTTGCCGCGACGAGGGCGGGCGCCTTGCCGCGCTCGAACTCGAGCACTATCCCGGCATGGCCGAGGCGGAGATCACCCGCATCGCCCAACAGGCCTGCGCGCGCTGGCCGCTCGACGGGCTGACCGCGATCCACCGCCACGGCAAGATCGAGCCGGGCGGCAACATCGTTCTTGTGGTCGCCGCCTCCCGCCACCGCCGCGCCGCCTTCGAGGCGGCCGAGTTCCTGATGGACTATCTCAAGACCCGTGCGCCCTTCTGGAAGAAAGAGCACCTGAAAGACGGCAGCAGCGGCAACTGGGTGGACGCCCGCGACAGCGACACGCGCGACGCCGACCGCTGGAAGGCTTGA
- a CDS encoding response regulator transcription factor: METQATTGTPPAANLQDDAPHLLLVDDDTRIRTLLKRFLTEHGFRITVAASAAEARRRLNGLAFDLLVVDVMMPGESGLELAADLHARSDVPILMLTARSDAADRIAGLEAGADDYLVKPFEPRELLLRIRAILRRRSTPEVPEPTDIRFGPYVFDAARRELRRGDEVIRLTDREKEILTLFTEKPNETVPRTEIVGDDSGLGERTVDVQINRLRRKIETDPGNPLYLQTVRGIGYRLVCD, encoded by the coding sequence ATCGAGACCCAGGCCACCACCGGGACGCCGCCGGCCGCAAATCTGCAGGACGATGCGCCGCACCTGTTGCTGGTGGACGACGACACCCGCATCCGCACCCTGCTGAAGCGCTTCCTGACCGAACACGGCTTCCGCATCACGGTGGCCGCCTCGGCAGCCGAGGCGCGCCGGCGCCTGAACGGGCTGGCCTTCGATCTGCTGGTGGTCGACGTCATGATGCCGGGCGAGAGCGGGCTGGAACTCGCCGCCGACCTGCACGCCCGTTCCGACGTGCCGATCCTGATGCTGACGGCCCGCTCCGACGCCGCCGACCGGATCGCCGGACTGGAAGCGGGCGCCGACGACTATCTGGTCAAGCCGTTCGAGCCGCGCGAGCTGCTGCTGCGCATCCGTGCGATCCTGCGCCGGCGCTCCACTCCGGAAGTTCCCGAGCCGACCGATATCCGCTTCGGGCCTTACGTTTTCGATGCCGCGCGCCGGGAGCTTCGCCGCGGGGACGAGGTGATCCGCCTGACCGATCGGGAGAAGGAGATCCTGACGCTCTTCACCGAAAAGCCCAACGAGACCGTGCCGCGCACCGAAATCGTCGGCGACGACAGCGGCCTTGGCGAACGCACCGTCGATGTGCAGATCAACCGGTTGCGGCGCAAGATCGAGACGGATCCCGGCAACCCGCTCTATCTGCAGACCGTGCGCGGCATCGGTTACCGGCTCGTATGCGACTGA
- the pgsA gene encoding CDP-diacylglycerol--glycerol-3-phosphate 3-phosphatidyltransferase, producing MSQSHVWSLPNILTYGRILAVPAVMICFYFPGHGPRWVALGIFIVAAITDFFDGYLARAWQQQSRLGQMLDPIADKLLVAVCLLLLAGQGDIGGWSMIAAAIILCREILVSGLREFLADLRVSVPVTKLAKWKTTVQLVAMAFLLAGPAGEVVLPGTQLLGLIALWIAALLTLYTGYDYFRAGIGHLVRD from the coding sequence ATGTCTCAATCCCATGTCTGGAGCCTTCCCAACATCCTGACCTACGGGCGCATCCTTGCGGTACCCGCGGTCATGATCTGCTTCTATTTCCCCGGCCACGGCCCGCGCTGGGTGGCCCTTGGCATCTTCATCGTCGCTGCCATCACCGACTTCTTCGACGGCTATCTTGCCCGGGCCTGGCAGCAACAGTCCCGCCTCGGCCAGATGCTCGACCCCATCGCCGACAAGCTGCTGGTCGCCGTGTGCCTGCTGCTGCTGGCCGGACAGGGTGACATCGGCGGCTGGTCGATGATCGCGGCAGCGATCATCCTGTGCCGCGAGATCCTGGTTTCGGGCCTGCGCGAGTTTCTGGCGGACCTGCGGGTCAGCGTGCCAGTCACCAAGCTCGCCAAATGGAAGACCACGGTCCAGCTCGTTGCCATGGCCTTCCTGCTGGCCGGCCCCGCCGGCGAGGTCGTGCTGCCCGGAACGCAGCTCCTTGGCCTGATCGCCCTGTGGATCGCCGCCCTGCTGACGCTATATACCGGCTACGACTACTTCCGGGCCGGCATCGGCCACCTGGTGCGGGACTAG
- the uvrC gene encoding excinuclease ABC subunit UvrC has protein sequence MSGRKNDLPPNNELADDDLPDDAVDDLDADETAETGDGATGEGGGRVPMPVFEAEPSPLGPDARGVDVISHFVRRLPLGPGVYRMLDEEGTVLYVGKARSLKKRVTSYTRLQGQSNRIMRMIMATASMEFVTTGTETEALLLEANLIKRLRPRFNVLLRDDKSFPYILVTGDHESPALVKHRGARRRKGSYFGPFASAGAVNRTINALQKAFLIRNCTDSYYANRSRPCLLYQIKRCAGPCTGEIDQEDYAGLVAEAKSFLSGRSQMVKKDLARQMEAASETLDFERAAVYRDRLAALSHIQSHQGINPQNVEEADVFAIHEEGGQYCIQVFFFRTGQNWGNHALFPRADRSLDVAEVLESFLAQFYDDKPVPRLVLLSHEIEERALLSAALSERAGHKVEVAVPQRGEKRELVEHAHKNAREALGRRLAETSSHARLLKGVGEAFGLAATPRRIEVYDNSHIMGTNAVGGMIVAGPEGFAKGQYRKFNIRSEDLVPGDDYGMMREVLTRRFSRLLKEHADERKAAAAPAPETANPDEETAEDTSAIPAWPDLVFIDGGLGQLNAARETLTTLGIEDVPLVGIAKGPDRDAGREKFFILGKPSFMLPERDPVLYFVQRLRDEAHRFAIGTHRARRKKDIARSPLDEIAGIGPSRKRALLRHFGTAKAVSKAGIDDLMAVDGVSETVARTIYDHFHE, from the coding sequence ATGAGCGGACGCAAGAACGACCTCCCCCCCAACAACGAGCTGGCCGACGACGATCTGCCAGACGATGCGGTCGATGATCTGGACGCCGACGAGACCGCCGAGACCGGGGACGGTGCGACCGGTGAGGGCGGCGGGCGCGTGCCCATGCCGGTCTTCGAGGCAGAGCCCTCTCCGCTCGGCCCGGACGCGCGTGGCGTCGACGTCATCTCACATTTCGTGCGAAGGCTTCCGCTCGGGCCGGGCGTCTATCGCATGCTCGACGAGGAAGGCACCGTTCTTTACGTGGGCAAGGCGCGCTCGCTGAAGAAGCGGGTGACCAGCTACACGCGCCTGCAGGGCCAGTCCAACCGCATCATGCGGATGATCATGGCAACCGCGTCGATGGAGTTCGTGACCACGGGCACGGAAACCGAGGCGCTGCTGCTCGAGGCCAACCTGATCAAGCGCCTGCGGCCGCGGTTCAACGTGCTGCTGCGCGACGACAAGTCGTTCCCGTACATTCTCGTCACCGGCGACCACGAGTCCCCCGCTCTCGTCAAGCACCGCGGCGCCCGCCGGCGCAAAGGCAGCTATTTCGGCCCCTTCGCCTCCGCCGGTGCGGTCAACCGGACGATCAACGCGCTGCAGAAGGCGTTCCTGATCCGCAACTGCACCGACAGCTACTACGCCAATCGCAGCCGGCCCTGCCTGCTCTACCAGATCAAGCGCTGCGCAGGTCCGTGCACCGGCGAGATCGACCAGGAGGATTATGCCGGCCTCGTCGCGGAGGCGAAATCCTTCCTGTCCGGCCGCAGCCAGATGGTGAAGAAGGATCTCGCCCGCCAGATGGAGGCGGCCTCCGAGACGCTCGATTTCGAGCGCGCGGCGGTCTATCGCGACCGTCTCGCCGCCCTCTCCCATATCCAGTCGCACCAGGGCATCAACCCGCAGAACGTGGAAGAGGCGGACGTCTTCGCCATCCACGAGGAAGGCGGGCAGTACTGCATTCAGGTGTTCTTCTTCCGCACCGGCCAGAACTGGGGCAACCATGCCCTCTTCCCGCGCGCCGACCGCTCGCTGGACGTGGCGGAGGTGCTGGAGAGCTTCCTGGCGCAGTTCTACGACGACAAGCCGGTGCCCCGGCTGGTGCTGCTGTCGCACGAGATCGAGGAGCGGGCGCTGCTCTCCGCCGCCCTTTCCGAGCGCGCCGGACACAAGGTCGAGGTCGCCGTGCCCCAGCGGGGCGAAAAGCGCGAGCTGGTCGAGCACGCCCACAAGAATGCGCGCGAGGCGCTCGGGCGGCGGCTCGCCGAGACCAGCAGCCACGCGCGCCTGCTCAAGGGGGTGGGCGAGGCCTTCGGCCTGGCCGCAACGCCGCGCCGGATCGAGGTCTACGACAACTCGCATATCATGGGCACCAACGCGGTCGGCGGCATGATCGTCGCCGGGCCGGAAGGCTTCGCCAAGGGCCAGTACCGCAAGTTCAACATCCGCTCCGAGGACCTCGTTCCGGGCGATGACTACGGCATGATGCGCGAGGTGCTGACCCGGCGCTTCTCGCGCCTGCTCAAGGAGCATGCCGACGAGCGCAAGGCGGCGGCAGCGCCCGCCCCAGAAACGGCAAATCCGGACGAGGAGACGGCCGAGGACACCAGCGCTATTCCGGCATGGCCGGACCTGGTCTTCATCGACGGCGGCCTGGGACAGCTCAATGCGGCGCGCGAGACGCTGACCACCCTCGGCATCGAGGACGTGCCGCTGGTGGGCATCGCCAAGGGCCCGGACCGCGACGCGGGACGGGAGAAGTTCTTCATCCTGGGCAAGCCGTCCTTCATGCTGCCGGAGCGAGATCCGGTGCTCTACTTCGTCCAGCGGCTTCGCGACGAGGCCCACCGCTTCGCCATTGGCACGCACCGGGCGCGGCGCAAGAAGGACATCGCGCGCAGTCCGCTCGACGAGATCGCCGGCATCGGCCCCAGCCGCAAGCGCGCCCTGCTGCGCCACTTCGGCACGGCCAAGGCGGTCTCGAAGGCCGGCATCGACGACCTGATGGCTGTGGACGGCGTCTCCGAAACGGTCGCGCGCACGATCTACGACCACTTTCACGAATAG
- a CDS encoding HlyU family transcriptional regulator, producing the protein MVFGKLFGGLFGGGGDKGPAASRHQTQEYKGYLITPAPTARDGQWQVAGSIARTFDDGDTRTHDFIRADLMPSEEQAAEFAARKARQIIDEQGDRMFD; encoded by the coding sequence ATGGTTTTCGGGAAGCTCTTCGGCGGACTGTTCGGCGGCGGCGGCGACAAGGGCCCGGCAGCCTCGCGCCACCAGACGCAGGAGTACAAGGGCTACCTCATCACGCCGGCGCCGACCGCGCGCGACGGCCAGTGGCAGGTTGCCGGCTCCATCGCCCGCACCTTCGACGACGGCGACACCAGGACTCACGACTTCATTCGTGCCGACCTGATGCCGAGCGAGGAACAGGCAGCGGAGTTCGCCGCGCGCAAAGCCCGTCAGATCATCGATGAGCAGGGCGACCGCATGTTCGACTGA
- a CDS encoding calcium/sodium antiporter — protein MLIDYVSLVGGLVVLIVAGDVLVRGSVSVAERLGIPTLVIGLTIVAFGTSAPELVISLRAAIDGLSGIAIGNVVGSNIANVLAVLGLPALFAATSCDENGAVRNSVFMVAITAIFIGMAFHSPISRLDGTILLVLLALFLWESMRATRRHRAQNVGAAAVADGDEDLPFDEVEGVPDNIGLAILFIVLGLIGLPLGAHFTIEGASALARDWGVSDAVIGLTVVALGTSLPELMTSLMAAIRGHAAVALGNVIGSNIFNLVAIMGITSMVVPLQVPPEVLRLDLWAMLACALLVLAFAAFKVTIRWPSGIILCALYALYIFVVFQTGKIA, from the coding sequence ATGCTCATCGACTATGTCAGCCTCGTGGGAGGTCTCGTCGTCCTGATCGTCGCCGGTGACGTTCTGGTTCGCGGGTCGGTGAGTGTTGCGGAGCGGCTCGGCATTCCCACGCTTGTGATCGGCCTGACGATCGTCGCCTTCGGCACCAGCGCTCCCGAGCTCGTGATCTCACTGCGCGCGGCAATCGATGGCCTCTCGGGCATCGCCATCGGCAATGTGGTCGGGTCCAATATCGCCAATGTGCTGGCGGTTCTCGGTTTGCCGGCCCTGTTCGCCGCCACGTCCTGCGACGAGAACGGCGCGGTCCGCAACTCGGTGTTCATGGTGGCGATCACCGCCATCTTCATCGGCATGGCCTTCCACAGCCCGATCTCGCGCCTCGACGGGACGATCCTGTTGGTGCTGCTTGCGCTCTTCCTGTGGGAATCGATGCGCGCCACCCGCAGGCACCGCGCCCAGAATGTCGGCGCCGCGGCCGTTGCCGACGGCGACGAGGACCTGCCCTTCGACGAGGTCGAGGGCGTGCCGGACAATATCGGCCTTGCCATCCTGTTCATCGTCCTCGGCCTGATCGGCCTGCCGCTCGGCGCGCATTTCACCATCGAGGGCGCCTCGGCACTGGCTCGCGACTGGGGCGTCTCCGATGCGGTGATCGGCCTGACCGTGGTCGCTCTCGGCACGTCGCTGCCCGAGCTCATGACCTCGCTGATGGCCGCGATTCGCGGTCACGCGGCCGTCGCGCTCGGCAATGTCATCGGCTCCAACATCTTCAATCTGGTCGCGATCATGGGCATCACCTCGATGGTCGTGCCGCTGCAGGTGCCGCCGGAAGTCCTGCGCCTCGACCTGTGGGCGATGCTTGCCTGCGCCCTGCTGGTGCTCGCCTTCGCCGCGTTCAAGGTGACCATCCGCTGGCCATCCGGTATCATTCTTTGCGCGTTGTACGCCCTGTACATTTTCGTCGTATTCCAGACGGGCAAGATCGCCTGA
- a CDS encoding multidrug effflux MFS transporter: protein MNTTATPVEVIDGPRHGLGFTEFVVIVAALMALNALAIDVMLPALGDIGRAFAISDPNERQKIVIVYLIGFGSAQLVCGPLSDRFGRRPVLLGGLTLYALAGLLSVFAPNMEQMLLARLLQGIGCAAPRVVALSAVRDCYSGPRMGKVMSLVMMVFMSVPVIAPSIGQLILFVAPWRAIFLMLTFGGFAMLGWCLLRLRETLPVEERRPLSVGTVLGAYRTTLATRTTFGYMLATTLIFGALFSFIASAQQVYVDLFGLGAAFPLVFAMMGLALAASSFLSASLVERIGLRPLSHWALVAYALLNIVQVVAALTFGSNFYVFTGLLVLGVFSFGLIGPSFNAIAMEPLGHIAGAASAMLGFVTTSGGAALGFLVSSRFDGSVLPLTLGFACFALSGLAVVAWTERGRMFTV, encoded by the coding sequence ATGAACACCACAGCTACGCCCGTCGAGGTGATCGACGGCCCGCGCCACGGCCTTGGCTTCACGGAATTTGTCGTGATCGTCGCCGCACTGATGGCGCTGAACGCCCTCGCCATCGACGTCATGCTCCCCGCGCTCGGCGATATCGGCCGTGCCTTCGCCATCTCAGATCCCAACGAACGCCAGAAGATCGTCATCGTCTATCTGATCGGCTTCGGCTCCGCACAGCTCGTCTGCGGTCCTTTGTCGGACCGCTTCGGCCGGCGCCCCGTCCTGCTCGGCGGGCTCACCCTTTATGCCCTCGCCGGGCTTCTCAGCGTCTTCGCCCCGAACATGGAGCAGATGCTGCTTGCCCGTCTGCTGCAGGGCATCGGATGCGCCGCCCCGCGCGTGGTGGCGCTGTCGGCCGTGCGCGACTGCTATTCCGGCCCGCGCATGGGCAAGGTCATGTCGCTGGTCATGATGGTGTTCATGAGCGTGCCTGTGATCGCACCGTCCATCGGACAGTTGATCCTCTTCGTCGCGCCCTGGCGGGCCATCTTCCTGATGCTCACCTTCGGCGGCTTCGCCATGCTCGGCTGGTGCCTGCTGCGGCTGCGCGAGACGCTTCCCGTGGAGGAGCGCCGGCCGCTTTCCGTCGGCACCGTACTCGGCGCCTATCGCACCACGCTCGCCACCCGCACCACCTTCGGCTACATGTTGGCGACGACGCTGATCTTCGGCGCACTGTTCTCCTTCATCGCCTCTGCTCAGCAGGTCTATGTCGACCTGTTCGGCCTCGGCGCCGCCTTCCCGCTCGTCTTCGCGATGATGGGACTGGCGCTCGCGGCCTCGTCCTTCCTCAGCGCCTCGCTGGTGGAGCGCATCGGCCTGCGCCCGCTGTCGCACTGGGCGCTGGTCGCCTACGCGCTGCTCAACATCGTGCAGGTGGTCGCCGCGCTGACCTTCGGCTCGAACTTCTATGTCTTCACCGGCCTTCTGGTGCTTGGCGTCTTCTCCTTCGGGCTGATCGGTCCGAGCTTCAATGCCATCGCGATGGAGCCGCTCGGCCATATCGCCGGCGCCGCATCCGCCATGCTCGGCTTCGTCACCACCAGCGGCGGGGCGGCGCTCGGCTTCCTGGTCTCCAGCCGCTTCGACGGGTCGGTGCTGCCGCTCACTCTCGGCTTCGCCTGCTTCGCCCTGTCGGGTCTTGCTGTCGTCGCCTGGACCGAGCGCGGACGGATGTTCACCGTCTAG
- a CDS encoding MarR family winged helix-turn-helix transcriptional regulator produces the protein MADVNFSQGAKQGQSATSAEIPIDLIELLFFAYRDFTADPDAALAEFGFGRAHHRVLHFVSRNPGLRVTDLLAILKITKQSLARVLKQLVEEGYILQEPGPQDRRERLLFPTVEGEQLAARLTDLQSRRIRRALGAMPAESHDIARQFLYHMIDPDQRGDVARLIDRPAQTRVSP, from the coding sequence ATGGCTGACGTAAATTTCTCGCAGGGCGCGAAACAGGGCCAGTCGGCCACCTCGGCGGAGATCCCCATCGACCTCATCGAGCTGCTGTTCTTCGCCTATCGCGACTTCACCGCGGATCCGGATGCGGCACTTGCCGAATTCGGTTTCGGGCGGGCCCATCACCGCGTGCTGCACTTTGTCAGCCGCAATCCGGGCCTGCGCGTCACCGACCTGCTGGCGATTCTCAAGATCACCAAGCAGAGCCTTGCCCGGGTACTGAAACAGCTGGTGGAGGAGGGCTATATCCTGCAGGAACCTGGCCCCCAGGACCGCCGCGAACGACTGCTCTTTCCGACAGTCGAGGGAGAGCAGCTGGCGGCTCGCCTCACCGACCTGCAGTCCCGCCGCATCCGCCGGGCGCTCGGTGCCATGCCGGCCGAGAGCCACGATATCGCCCGCCAGTTCCTGTACCATATGATCGATCCGGATCAGCGCGGCGACGTTGCCCGCCTGATTGACCGGCCGGCCCAGACGAGGGTGAGCCCGTGA
- a CDS encoding outer membrane protein has product MKRLAAAGLAAAAAFAASAPAFAADLPQPEQPYTYTDPVPAERFDWSGFYFGGHLGWNWSDYSVSNGVTGRFNNHDNGVTGGVHAGYNYMVTPNFLLGAEADFSLSDIEKSRTVAGVNYKTSSSWNSTVRARAGWAFDRFLVYGTGGLAIADVDASANGASDSVARIGWTAGAGVEGAVTQNVTARLEYQYQDYGTTNFGLGGQTYKNKLDNNQVRFGLSYKF; this is encoded by the coding sequence ATGAAGCGTCTAGCTGCTGCCGGCCTTGCTGCGGCCGCCGCATTTGCGGCGAGTGCCCCGGCTTTCGCGGCCGACCTTCCGCAGCCCGAACAGCCCTACACCTACACGGATCCGGTTCCTGCGGAACGGTTCGACTGGTCCGGGTTCTATTTCGGTGGGCATCTCGGTTGGAACTGGTCCGACTATAGCGTCTCCAACGGTGTAACCGGTCGATTCAACAACCATGACAATGGCGTCACCGGCGGTGTCCATGCCGGTTACAACTACATGGTCACGCCGAACTTCCTGCTCGGTGCCGAAGCCGACTTCAGCCTCAGCGACATCGAGAAGTCGCGCACTGTCGCCGGCGTCAACTACAAGACCTCGAGCAGCTGGAACAGCACGGTGCGCGCACGCGCCGGTTGGGCCTTCGACCGCTTCCTGGTCTACGGTACCGGTGGCCTTGCGATCGCCGACGTCGATGCGTCCGCCAACGGCGCTTCCGATAGCGTGGCCCGTATCGGCTGGACGGCGGGTGCCGGTGTCGAGGGTGCAGTCACCCAGAACGTGACGGCTCGCCTCGAGTACCAGTATCAGGACTACGGCACCACGAACTTCGGTCTCGGTGGCCAGACCTACAAGAACAAGCTGGACAACAACCAGGTTCGGTTCGGTCTCAGCTACAAGTTCTGA
- a CDS encoding SDR family oxidoreductase — MSVSQMPASNEQSPVALVTGAALRIGRSIAEDLAANGFRVAIHAHRSLSEAEALATDIAARGGRACIVAGDLTLPDTPGRIMAAARAQLGPVRLLVNSASIFEKDEIGELELDRYEKHMAIHTRAPIFLTQEMANALPQGTTGLVVNIIDQRVWKLTPQFFSYTLSKAALWAATQTLAQGLAPRIRVNGIGPGPTLANTRQQASDFARQSEAVLLGRGPSLAEFGRTIRYLWETPSITGQMIALDGGQHLAWETPDVVGIAE, encoded by the coding sequence ATGTCCGTTTCCCAGATGCCCGCCAGCAACGAGCAGTCTCCCGTAGCCCTGGTGACGGGCGCGGCCCTGCGCATCGGCAGGTCGATCGCCGAGGATCTCGCGGCCAACGGCTTTCGGGTGGCGATCCATGCCCACCGCTCGCTGTCCGAGGCGGAAGCCCTGGCAACCGATATCGCCGCACGTGGCGGGCGCGCCTGCATCGTTGCCGGTGACCTGACGCTTCCCGACACGCCGGGACGGATCATGGCAGCGGCCCGCGCGCAGCTCGGCCCCGTCCGCCTGCTGGTCAACAGCGCCTCGATCTTCGAAAAGGACGAGATCGGCGAACTGGAGCTGGACCGCTACGAAAAGCACATGGCGATCCATACCCGGGCACCGATCTTCCTGACCCAGGAGATGGCCAACGCCCTGCCGCAGGGGACGACCGGGCTCGTGGTCAACATCATCGACCAGCGCGTGTGGAAGCTGACGCCGCAGTTCTTTTCCTACACCCTGTCCAAGGCGGCGCTGTGGGCCGCCACCCAGACGCTGGCCCAGGGCCTTGCCCCGCGCATCCGCGTCAACGGCATCGGCCCGGGCCCGACCCTTGCCAACACGCGCCAGCAGGCGTCCGATTTCGCCCGCCAGTCGGAGGCGGTGCTGCTGGGGCGCGGCCCCTCCCTCGCAGAGTTCGGCCGGACGATCCGCTACCTTTGGGAAACGCCCTCGATCACGGGTCAGATGATCGCGCTCGATGGCGGCCAGCATCTTGCCTGGGAGACCCCGGACGTCGTAGGCATCGCCGAATGA
- a CDS encoding branched-chain amino acid aminotransferase: MAQLPFDQREGHIWYDGVFVPWAEAKLHVLSHGLHYASSVFEGERAYGGEVFKLGEHTERLHESARILGFEIPYSAETINQATRELLAKGNLVDAYVRPVAWRGSEMMGVSAQSNTIHLAIAAWEWPSYFKPEERLKGIRLDMAAYRRPDPMTAPSRSKAAGLYMICTISKHEAERKGYADALMLDWRGQVAEATGANVFFVKDGKIHTPKPDCFLDGITRRTVIDLAKRRGFEVIERAILPDEMEGFEACFLTGTAAEVTPVSEVGPYTFTVDAITKTLMEDYHVEVQPKAAAKIAAAG; this comes from the coding sequence ATGGCGCAGCTGCCCTTTGACCAACGCGAAGGCCACATCTGGTATGATGGCGTGTTCGTGCCCTGGGCCGAGGCCAAGCTCCACGTACTGAGCCACGGCCTGCACTATGCCAGCAGTGTCTTCGAGGGCGAGCGCGCCTATGGCGGCGAGGTGTTCAAGCTCGGCGAGCACACCGAGCGCCTGCACGAGTCGGCCCGTATTCTCGGTTTCGAGATTCCCTACAGCGCCGAAACCATCAACCAGGCGACGCGCGAACTGCTGGCCAAGGGCAACCTGGTCGACGCTTACGTCCGTCCGGTGGCCTGGCGCGGCAGCGAGATGATGGGCGTGTCGGCCCAGTCCAACACCATTCACCTGGCGATTGCCGCCTGGGAGTGGCCGAGCTACTTCAAGCCGGAAGAGCGGCTGAAGGGCATCCGTCTCGACATGGCGGCCTATCGCCGTCCGGACCCGATGACGGCCCCCTCGCGCTCCAAGGCGGCCGGCCTCTACATGATCTGCACGATCTCCAAGCACGAGGCCGAGCGCAAGGGCTATGCCGATGCCCTGATGCTCGACTGGCGCGGCCAGGTCGCCGAGGCGACCGGTGCCAACGTCTTCTTCGTGAAGGACGGCAAGATCCACACGCCGAAGCCGGATTGCTTCCTCGACGGTATCACCCGCCGCACGGTCATCGACCTGGCCAAGCGGCGCGGCTTCGAGGTGATCGAGCGGGCGATCCTGCCGGACGAGATGGAGGGCTTCGAGGCCTGCTTCCTCACCGGCACGGCGGCGGAAGTGACCCCGGTTTCCGAGGTCGGTCCGTACACGTTCACCGTCGATGCGATCACCAAGACCTTGATGGAAGACTATCACGTCGAGGTGCAGCCGAAGGCCGCGGCGAAGATCGCCGCTGCCGGCTGA